A stretch of DNA from Cryptomeria japonica chromosome 4, Sugi_1.0, whole genome shotgun sequence:
attatttaataaaaaaaaattaatttgtttacAAAATATGCTAATGACAACTAAACTAATTAAAGATATTGAATGTAATAACTAAAATACTAATAATAAATAGCtcttcaaaattattatttttttacatgAAGAAAAACAAATAAATCATTAATTTATGATCTTCTTTGTAATTTGGAATTTAATCTAGATGTCCATGGCGAATAAAAGTGTAAGAACCTCTCGACTCTCATGTAAATGTTAGCCACGCGAATCAGCAGAAAATGTTAAATTTGTCTAcagaaaattataattaatattttaaaaaaataaaaattaataataaacatATTGTTACCTACCGTAAagtaattaaaacaaataaaaacatcAAACATGCTGTATCAAATAAATTCACAAATTTATAAGCGGACCTGAGTCATTGCTTTCAAGGGGTCTCTGCTTCTCGATCCATTTAATTCCCTCCTTCATTGGTCTCGCAATCACACATTCTGCAATTGGACTGCTGTTACCTGTTCTTCTGCTCGACAGCGTCTTGTTTCCTTGAATCTCACAAGCATGGGATTAATTGGCCCAATCTCTCCCTTTCTCGGAAATCTTTCCTTCCTTAGAGTACTTGCTCTCCCTAATAATAGTTTGGAGGGCCATATTCCATATCAGCTTGGAAGGCTATTCCGCTTGAGAGTGCTTCGGTTGTCTAAAAACAATTTGGAAGGTCACATGCCCTCCTCTCTAGGAGCCTGTCGTTCTTTGCAATCTCTCATACTGTCGTTTAACAATTTGAGTGGAAACATTCCCTCTGAACTTGGTCTtctttcaaatttagaaatcatgtaCTTAGGATTAAACAACTTGACAGGCATTATCCCGCCTTTCTTAGGAAACCTGTCCTTTTTAATTAGGCTTGATTTGAGCGAAAATAGACTCCAAGGTAGTATTCCTGCTGAGTTGGGTATGCTTAGTCAGCTCATATGGCTTTCAATTGACAGCAACAGCTTAACAGGAGCGATCCCCGTGGCCGTTACAAATTGCACTCGTCTCCAAGTGTTGTGGTTATATCAGAACAACTTAAACGGCCCAATTCCATGGGAGTTTGGAAGGCTGTCAGAGTTGCAATATGTGTATTTGTGGGGAAACCAACTCACTGGAGAAATACCCATCTCACTGGGCAATTGGACTCACCTGCAACGGTTGGATTTGGGTGGCAACCAATTGAGCAGCACAGTGCCCCTGGAATTCGGGCAAATGCAGCAGCTGAAAGGGTTAAATTTGTGGCAAAATCATTTAGTGAGTGGAAGCAGTGGTTTGTCTATTCTAACATTCTTAACTAATTGCTCCAGCTTGGCATTTCTTGATTTGGGATCTAATTATCTCACTGGCATCTTGCCCATTTCAATTGGTCGCCTTTCAAATTCACTTTCATTTTTAGGTCTGAAGTCAAATGAAATTGGGGGAAATATACCAGATGAGATTGGTAATCTAACAAACTTGACAACAGTATACCTAAATGCAAACCGATTCGAAGGGACCATTTCATCTGCACTCAGTAAACTTCCGAATTTGGAGAGACTATCTTTGTACAATAATAATTTACACGGAAGAATTCCAAAAGGTTTTGGCCAATCAAAAAGACTTGGATTGTTGTCACTCAGCGAGAACATGCTTTCAGGACAAATTCCAGAAAGTCTTGGCAAGCTTCCACAATTAAGAAGGCCTTATCTTGATCACAATCAGCTATCAGGGAAAATACCTGCCAGTTTAGGGAGATGCAAGACGTTGGAAATGGTGGACTTGGCGCACAACAAGCTAACAGGAAATATACCTCCTGAAGTTGCAGGTCTTCAGAATCTCCAGTTCTATTTCAACGTTTCCGGAAATTTATTGCAAGGTTCTATTTTGGAAATGAGCAAAATGATTATGGTTTTAGCCATAGATGTTtctcaaaacaatttctctggtagCATTCCCAGTGCATTGGCAAGTTGCAAGGGGCTGGAATATCTAAATCTTTCTGGAAATGCATTTGAGGGGCCAATCCCTGCATCACTATCAGATTTGCAAAATCTGAAGTACATGGATCTTTCTTGCAATAATGTGTCGGGTACAATACCGGTGGCTTTCAAAAAGATGAAAATGCTCCAACACCTCAATCTCTCTTCAAACAGGTTAACTGGAGAGGTCCCAAAGGGAGGAGCTTTCGCAACACTTGATGCCTCAGAAGTTATGAAAAATCTTGGCCTCTGTGGTAGATGGATAAACTTGCCGCCATGCTCTCATCCTAATCACAAACATCCATCAGTCTCCAAAAGGGTAATAATTCCTGTTGTAGTCGGCATTGCAATTTTTATCATGTCTCTTCTACTGGTAGTATTTTCCTATAGATCACGTAGACATTCCAGTGTCCCTGCTCTTAACGTATGGCCTCCAAAAATTTCATATGAAGAACTTGTAAATGCAACTGGTGGGTTCAATGATGAAAATCTTTTAGGAATGGGCAGTTTTGGATCTGTTTATAGAGGGATTCTAAAGAATGGTACAAATATTGCTGTTAAAGTTCTCAAGTTGCAAGATGAATATGCTCACCAAAGTTTCAGCAGAGAATGCAATGTATTAAAGAGAGTTCGGCATCGGAATGTAATTAAAATCATTTCAGCATGCTCCAGCCTTGATTTTAAAGCCTTAATTCTTCCATTCATGTCAAATGGAAGTTTAGAGAAATGGCTATACCCTCCTGAAGGGGGTGGATGCAGATTAAATTTGAGTGATTGAATAAGGATAGCAATGGAAATAGCACAAGGAATGGCATaccttcaccattattgttttgttCAAGTGATTCACTGTGACCTCAAGCCCAACAATGTTCTATTAGGAGATGACATGACTTCATACATAACAGATTTTGGCATTTCCAATATTATTTTGGGAAATTCTATGGATTCTTTGACTTCTACAGATGCACTTAAAGGATCTGTTGGCTACATTGCACCAGGTACAGATTTCTTGCTATTGAACTATACAATTTCActaattttctttttttatctTAGAGACCATCGAATGCATCAAATGACTAACAAGTAACTTATTGTTCTTTAATTGATATTATAGAGTATGGAATGGGTGGAAATCTTACTACGAAAGGAGATGTGTACAGTTATCGAATTTTGATTTTAGAATTGTTGACAAGGAAGAGACCAACAGAGGATATATTCAGTGAAGGAATGAACCTACAAAAATGGATAGAAATGAATTTTCCTAATAGAATCTCAGATGTGGTGGATAATTTTCTGCTAATAGATGCTCATGAATCAGAGACGTCAATGGTAATCGAATGCGTTACTCAATTTATACAAATTGGGTTGTTTTGCACAAGGGAAGCACCTCAAGAGCGACCTGATATGACTGAGATAATTGATAGATTAAATGCAATTAGAGGTGCATTTATTGGTAACCGTAAAACTCCTCAATTACCAATAGATATCACACCTTTTATTGATAATGAAAGAAATATGAAAATGCCTGGGAGGGAAAATAGGGGAAGTTCGTCTATGTCTACATCCTAAGCCAAAAGAATTTTTCTTGCTTTATTTATTGTCCAACCCAAAACACATGATGTCCTAATGTATCATTTTGGATAGTATAGCCTATTGTGAGTAGatgaaataatattataatattttttcctTGTGCTACCTATATGGTATACTACTGTGACATGATTTAGGTTCTCACATTTGAAATTGCGAGTGAatgtgatgtattttggacataTCAATCATCTTGATACATGATTAAATATAAGAGATATATAGTTTTTATTATACACAATCAAatactacaaaatatttcatatttaataataataaatttaaagacATGGTTAAATTGAGATACTGGGGATGGGCAATGTTTACAGCAGCATAAGTTGCAATGTTGCAGTTTGATTTAAATGGGCAAATTAAGGGAGAAACTAAAGAGTTGATTAGTGAAAATCTGCAAGGAAAGAGGTGTATAGTGATTTTAGATTAAATTAGGTTAATTTCAAGAACAAAGATAAGAATTGATAGTTGAAACtattattacaaaaaaattaatTGTAATGGATTAGATTGTTTTGTTCTTAAATTAATGATGAAATATGGTTGTGTAGACTAGTACACTTAACTGATTTTAATGATGATATATTTGGCACTTCATGCACCACCACATTTTGCTGAAGGATTCATGTAATCTTATTTGTATATGAAACTGTTGTTTTTATGCTATCTTTGGAGTTGTGTTTGTATCGTCCTTTGTTTTGTAAAATGATTTGTTCGTCAATACTTTTATGTTTTTTAATGTGAGGTTTTTTAGATTTTTGAGGATAAGATTCTTTCTACAATAACTTTCGAGTTCTTGCTTTCTTGTCTAAATATATCTTGTATAATTCATGTATGAGGTTTATCTATCTCAAATGACATATTGTTtagtatttttataattttttctagTATCAAATGACTTGATCAACTATTAGATTATATAGAATTCTTTCAATTTTGACCACCTTTCCTTCCTAAACAAATTTATCATATTTGTGTAAAAGAAAAAGAACAGTCTCACATTGTTCTATCCCTAGTCTTTCAAGTAATATGCATTTGCAacctaaatataattaatattattgtAAATAATAGAAAGAGGGAACATAGTTGCCCAAGGATTGAGAAATAGTTGAGATAGATGTAAATATTTAATGAGAAAGTGAAATGTACTAAACAATAAAGAGAATCTTGCAAATCTACATAATCATGCCTCCTATCTTTATAAAAGATAGATGAGAATGGAAATATTGACCATATGTTCTTAGTATTCTTTTTGTATATCTTAGTTATAATATTGAGCTAATAAGTATATTGAAGTTTTAGTGTAGATATGTGTCTAGATTTATTACTATGTAAGTGACTATCAAGTAGATTTCACATGAGATTTCAAATCCCTCATCCTTAGGTTAGTAGCCTCTAAAACGACATGTCAATGAGCCAGGTTATCTAAATGCTTAACAATTATCTTATACATGAATATGAATTTTGGCCAACATTTTGGCTCCATTACTAGGACCCCATGTTGATCTATATGCAATATGAGGTATGTGCCAAGTAACACATGGTGATGCTTATTAGTGATTTAGAGTAAAATGTTTGGAATATACATGCCAAGAGGGGCTAGTTGATGAATTGCCATATGAATGGTGTAAGCATATGTTGTATGATGATTTATATGAAGCTTTCTTTGTAGAGATGTCAAGTTATTTGTTTAAATGGTTATCATTATGGTATTCTTGTGTTGGAGAGGATAATAGAATAAAATATACTTGTACTAAACAACTAAGAAGTTTAATTTGGACTTGTGACATGGACATGTGTTTGTGAGTCATCATagaaaattggatctttaaatttTCAATTACCAACTATTCTTGTTTTGATGAAAGTTATTACTAAGTTTCTAACTCCATATCAAAAAAAAAGAGACAAACACACTATGGGTAAATGTCTTGTTGGTTGCTAAGTGCATCAAGACACTCAATAAGGAATAGGCATAAACCACATGATGAGAGAATATAATGTTTAGTCAAAGGAAATCCTAGATTATAATGTTGAGAGAAGTTCAATCAAAGACATAAGGCCATAATCACTAGAAGGACATGATGCACACCAAGAAAGTAGTACTATAGAAGAGGGAATGTTATGGAAGGTGAACGAACCCTTATGGTCAtaaatatcattaaaataaattatttgcatGGAAGGATAGGACCAGATGAAGTCATGGAAAAACACATCTATGAGGTGTGTATATGTTGCACCTAGGCAAAGACAATGTGGTTTAACACGTGCAGTCTAATCATTCAAATCTCAACCTCATCTCAAAATTATTATCACTGTAGGTTTAACCAATAAAAACCTCACAACTATAAATGCATTTCACCACTTTAGGCTTCTCACCATATAACCTTACTCCCTATTATCAAAGATTTTGGAGAATGTACATCCTTAATGGCACGGGTTTGTCCCAATAGCATCCTCACAATTGTAAATTTATTTCACCACTTTGGGCTTCTCACCCTCTAACATTGCTCCCCATTGTCAAAGTTTTCAAAGCATGTATAACCTAATAAGTCACCCTCATCTGACAATTATTATCAATATTGAGTAAACCAAATAACAATCCTCTCCCATATACTTAAGTAGAAGATTTTACAGATAATTTAAATTAGATATACTACTTTTTATTTTGTGTAGCAATTAGATGACATTTTCAAAATACAAGAAACGATATTGCACATAGCTATATACTTAATCCATCACAAAATAGAAAACTctacaaaaataaaagaaacataaatGACAATAGAAAATATGAATCATTGGATTCCAATCTCTTTAACATAAAAATTGAAGATATAGGTCAAATTTGATAAGGCTTTAAACAAAAATACATAAAACCCAAAAACAATAACAAAATGGTGGCTCCTCCAAGCACTTATCTACAATTGTAACTAACAATTTTCCATGTTGATCAATCAATTTTCTTTCTCCAAAGACTCCCTTGCACAACCACTTTCACAAAAGATAAACTTTCGCATATCTCTAAAATGCAAATGGATAATAGTGCCCGCACACTTTAATAATTTGAGTAAAACACATCACAGATcggatccaaaaaaaattgaaatccacATTAACAAACATGTTGTAGCTACAActaaatgaaaatatatatttacCTGTCAAAGTAACTATGACAATAGCCTCACTGAGAAATCAAATAATGGAATGAAGCGACTACTTCCCTAGATTTGTACATGTATTCATCATCCAAAATATATTTTGCAATGGCATTCAACTTAAGAACACTTAAACGAGGGTaataatgagaaaatgaaagaaacaataGAGCCATTTATAAGCAAACATTATATACATGTAAAATCCTAACAAAACATAAAGGTATTGAATCTCTACAAATTAATGCAAATAtgcaataaaaattaaaataaaataaaataaaggattCGTTGATCGTACCTGTCAACCATAACCATACAACCAACCATTCAACTTGTTTCTCATGGATTAGCTTTCAACATAATATCTTATCAATATAAAAAATAGCAGCTTAAAGAAAAATCTTTATTGTGCCTTAATCCCTAGACCTTCCTCATACTTTCAATCCTATAACACAAGATGCAATAGGCCACCAACCATCCCCTATGATGCAAcatgaaaaaaataattataacttaaaatagaaaaggaaaaacaagggtTAGAAGACCCACAAGGGCCCCCACACCCCTAAACCTAAAAAAAGGGCACTTCACTTAAAAGCATGAAATGTCCTCATTTCACAAATTTGTAATTTgtgaaaaaaagacaaaagaaatagAAAAACAGTGAGAAGAAGCCAAGACATCAACGGACTCTATGAATTAAGATAAGTTTAACATCTATTATTCATTTTCACAAATATGATTTGTTGCACAAGACATTCCAATTGATATGCAAGAGATCCTTGTTGATGTGCAAGACATTCCTATTTTTGCAAAATGGTTTCATGCCCATTAAAATTTTGCTTTGCTACACAAAGTGAATGTCTTTGTTGTACAAGTGTCTTTCCTACCCCCATAAGATATTCCCTCAGTCTCCTTGCCACACCAAGCACCCCTTGCCTACACAACCTCTCCACATTCTCATTTAAAAAATCATATTTAAGAAAGATTTGCAATTGTGTGTGTACTTTACAAGACCCCTCATCAAAACCAATTTTCTTAGATCTCAAACAATATTGAGTATTCTAAGAATTATTCTATAAACTAGCatatattgttactacttatcaaattgccattagtttttgtattcaaagtcatactatatattctagtcggttagcactaccgaatcatgcagtcggtatacacacagagaagtcggtatgcacagtctagtcggttacaacagaaagcagtcacaaaatgcaatatacaccaagctgtctaccaagtatctttttgagactaccgagtagtaaagaggacacaccaagttgacatacaccgagtgaaacgtgttaccagatacattgaacctggacatgcatatgaaaacgtgttacaagatcgaggcacatcaaaccattattacattggaaattgcactagaagattgtgtatgattataaggacaatctaaccaatgaaatattttctttagttattcattcaaagaatcttgtttgtaagatcgaagcaatgaattagatcaccgttttaagagatctatttatacaacataagtgaagtgtatgtatgcatgaaggaagacttttacagagacatagaggtcatcgagaaggttttcagagaaaagtcgaagaacaaagtaaacaaaagggtttaccgagttactatatgggttaccgaggtatgctataagcaaggtaatcttattctgagcacatagaatctgctataacatttcagatgtaaagttgcagatatttgtaattattttattgtaatattgtgaagattgaaagagaaacctttaatagggtaaaagactctaaccaattctataaattgtaaagcctctaaccaggtgtagcatttagaataaatgttgtaaaatcctttagcaaggtagatctaacagatcttgttcctcctaacagggtaagctatcagaaatagctaaatgtagctctaaccgagcattctttattattgtagtagtgaagttgtgggtgccattaccaccgcagtttttctctgtaaccaagagtttctgcgtaaccaaaatatatgtgttatggagtgaatcatgtatgattgttatctattttctttaactttattttatgttactgcactattttgtttttgcataacagtaaagttattattcaagaaactttttggagtactgattgacccctcccctcttagtacattagctttccatattgggcctcacaattggtatcagagcttgaatcttggaaaatggtttaactacctaaagagaaagatcttatcaatggaaggctataaacaatctcagaggattgtgtatctgcaagaagagttggatcatgcaaatcaagtgattgtagacatgcaaaggcaaatgcaaaaatctctgaaagtaagaagaagattatttgatgacttgtaggattctcaagagttagtggaacaaattgagacatcatctgagaatagtatatctgaagaaactgaagaaatgattggagtgctgaaagaaaagaacaaagcattggctgatcaactaaaagcaatgaaaagagaacatgaacatttcagtacacagatgattgaaaatctagatgcattgaggacagctgaggataaagcaagagatctacagagagagaaacaacaacttgaattcTTAGTatatgataagaatgatgaaatcataaggttaactgggattcaacaaaatatgatagatcaactaggttatgcacatcatgaagcaattctgaagaatgatgaaaatcaagcattgagacttgaagtatcaaggttgaccaatgaacttgaaacagagaagaaatccaaagaaacactaaagaagagttatgaagcatcaaagatgttggatgagaaattgaatatAAGAAGACctaacaaagatgtaggactcggttacaaaggaaaagactctaccgagaaaggaattcatactaccgagagaggagaatcatcaaagcaagctggaaataggaataacatcaaaaggaagaagcctattttctactactatggaaatcaaggtcatactgccaacatatgccaaatcagaaaaaggtaagcaactgaatatcactaagtcaaatggttattgttacaattgcaataaatatggtcatacatctaatcaatgtaggacaaagtctattaacaattatcagaaggaaaaattcaaagggttttgtagaaactacaatagatatggacatagtactgagaagtgttggcttaagaaaaagaaccatgtggtctgcacaccgagcaaatgctagaggttaccgaactcacaaaaatccttaccgacaatatgtagcagtaccatgggattacaatacaaggatatggtgtgaatgttatggaagatatggacatattagtgccaactattttataaggtttggaatgaaaaatcaaagatcatggagaaatcctagtatggcatgttttcattgtcacaaagctggacatttagctagaggagacactgaaggataaaagaaaaatttaagatgatttggaaaaagaaggaaatcatgtcagatgaagaaagcaccttacgtaccaagttaggtgcacctattccaaattaatcagaaaaggtatgaagggactgcattctctaaaggttaaaatcataacagttcctattctattatgtactaaatccaaaatctgcatagttaagatgcattagtaggtttgaaattctatcaaaagtactttacaggaaacctgtcaagtcggtgtatacaggaagcttgtcaagtcggtaaatgaaggaaatttggttactcggttaaaaaaaaaagaaagggagtaaatcggttaaaggtaaaccgagtacatttaatgttttgacctaacccgcacagagcccgataaggtattttgtgtacttaaaggtattttcgaagtcattttcattcaccaagtttttgaaagagcataccagagcgaatcaaggtgatcaaacctcattcagagcgaatccaaggtatttacatcaaatctcacaCTGTTAAggtgtgaagcgtctgccgtttgtaaaccatcaaaccctaaggattgtttgctagttttatctgaaatttacaaatggcacccaagatccaagatcccatagttgtcaagaatgttgagaagccctcactgaaatacactttgaatcctaaagtcgcctctgaactggatgacaaaactgccttttcactcatcccaaatcgagtc
This window harbors:
- the LOC131875102 gene encoding putative leucine-rich repeat receptor-like serine/threonine-protein kinase At2g24130 is translated as MEIAQGMAYLHHYCFVQVIHCDLKPNNVLLGDDMTSYITDFGISNIILGNSMDSLTSTDALKGSVGYIAPEYGMGGNLTTKGDVYSYRILILELLTRKRPTEDIFSEGMNLQKWIEMNFPNRISDVVDNFLLIDAHESETSMVIECVTQFIQIGLFCTREAPQERPDMTEIIDRLNAIRGAFIGNRKTPQLPIDITPFIDNERNMKMPGRENRGSSSMSTS
- the LOC131874764 gene encoding putative leucine-rich repeat receptor-like serine/threonine-protein kinase At2g24130, giving the protein MLSGQIPESLGKLPQLRRPYLDHNQLSGKIPASLGRCKTLEMVDLAHNKLTGNIPPEVAGLQNLQFYFNVSGNLLQGSILEMSKMIMVLAIDVSQNNFSGSIPSALASCKGLEYLNLSGNAFEGPIPASLSDLQNLKYMDLSCNNVSGTIPVAFKKMKMLQHLNLSSNRLTGEVPKGGAFATLDASEVMKNLGLCGRWINLPPCSHPNHKHPSVSKRVIIPVVVGIAIFIMSLLLVVFSYRSRRHSSVPALNVWPPKISYEELVNATGGFNDENLLGMGSFGSVYRGILKNGTNIAVKVLKLQDEYAHQSFSRECNVLKRVRHRNVIKIISACSSLDFKALILPFMSNGSLEKWLYPPEGGGCRLNLSD